The following are from one region of the Paenibacillus sabinae T27 genome:
- a CDS encoding sensor histidine kinase, whose amino-acid sequence MIRNHRIRGRIPGFRRSLLSRYLLIIVIAVLFLPVLFPLSLIIYTLSDHWATRNKAGEMKESSRPYASVTEMERMWHNEARLLAGKSSGEIGARLKELGERYQYASLFWADGEGVTRLELPPQKRADSKDGADKGAADARTAVPERWTAPQAIAFMKESVGRDPLTIVAFIGDRADAGEGFMAIRVPKSVLPSNTGSVPLGMYGVMLLVLLAFAAVSWLFFARIRGRLLRLQTAMTLDGRDGLPATIPKGSPDEIGMLEEAFNTMVEELKDSRRREREEEELRKRLIADLSHDLRTPLTVVRSHLFEVGKEPLSPQGKESLNLMDERIADLGVLIDNLLNYNLLASGRVKLSPESRDVLRLLRESAAAWYPVWTREGMEVDIGLEGEPLVWEVDEIWFRRVLDNLYQNVVRHAKSGGYVGIFAEERGGVRSVVIRDRGTGIGDASPAKGAGIGLAIVDMLLSRMGLAWMADSTPEGTSVFIYPMENDDRRLILNKT is encoded by the coding sequence ATGATAAGGAACCACAGGATACGGGGGCGGATTCCGGGGTTCCGGCGGTCGCTGCTCTCACGGTATTTGCTGATTATCGTTATTGCCGTGCTGTTCTTGCCCGTGCTCTTTCCGCTCAGTCTGATCATCTATACGTTATCGGACCATTGGGCGACAAGAAATAAGGCGGGAGAGATGAAGGAGTCTTCAAGACCGTATGCCAGTGTGACCGAAATGGAACGAATGTGGCACAATGAAGCGCGTCTGCTGGCCGGCAAGTCCAGCGGGGAAATCGGGGCTCGCCTCAAGGAGCTGGGAGAACGCTACCAGTATGCTTCTCTGTTCTGGGCAGACGGGGAAGGAGTGACCCGGCTTGAGCTTCCTCCGCAGAAGAGGGCCGATTCCAAAGACGGCGCAGATAAGGGAGCGGCGGATGCCCGGACGGCTGTGCCGGAGCGGTGGACGGCGCCTCAGGCAATCGCCTTCATGAAGGAGAGCGTGGGTAGAGATCCGCTGACCATTGTCGCCTTTATTGGCGACCGGGCGGATGCGGGCGAAGGGTTCATGGCGATACGCGTTCCGAAGTCCGTTCTGCCGTCGAACACAGGCAGCGTCCCGCTTGGAATGTACGGCGTGATGCTGCTCGTTCTGCTCGCGTTCGCGGCGGTATCCTGGCTGTTCTTCGCCCGAATACGCGGACGGCTGCTCCGGCTTCAGACGGCCATGACGCTGGACGGGCGGGACGGCCTTCCGGCAACGATTCCGAAGGGCAGCCCCGATGAGATCGGCATGCTGGAAGAGGCGTTCAACACGATGGTTGAGGAACTTAAGGACAGCAGGCGGCGGGAACGGGAGGAGGAAGAACTGCGCAAGCGGCTGATCGCCGATTTGTCCCACGACCTGCGGACGCCGCTTACAGTTGTGCGAAGCCATTTGTTTGAGGTCGGCAAGGAACCGCTGTCCCCGCAGGGCAAGGAATCGCTCAACCTGATGGACGAGCGCATTGCCGACCTCGGCGTGCTGATCGATAACCTGCTGAATTATAACCTGCTGGCCAGCGGCAGAGTGAAGCTGTCGCCGGAGAGCAGGGATGTGCTGCGGCTGTTGCGGGAAAGCGCCGCCGCCTGGTACCCGGTATGGACCAGGGAGGGCATGGAGGTGGACATCGGGCTTGAGGGCGAGCCGCTCGTCTGGGAGGTCGATGAAATCTGGTTCCGGCGTGTGCTGGACAATCTGTACCAGAATGTCGTGCGCCATGCCAAGAGCGGCGGTTATGTGGGGATTTTCGCCGAAGAGCGCGGCGGCGTCCGCAGCGTCGTCATCCGCGACCGGGGAACAGGCATTGGCGATGCTTCTCCGGCCAAAGGGGCGGGGATCGGGCTGGCCATCGTCGATATGCTGCTCTCCCGCATGGGGCTTGCCTGGATGGCCGACAGTACCCCGGAGGGTACTTCGGTCTTTATCTATCCGATGGAGAACGACGACCGCCGCCTGATTTTAAACAAAACTTAA
- a CDS encoding ABC transporter ATP-binding protein, which yields METIIQTTDLVKRYRGRNAVDHLNLSINQGDIYGFLGPNGAGKTTTIRMLLGLIAPSEGQVRVFGKDLRKDRLDILRRVGSLVESPSYYGHLSAVDNLEAIRRILGAPKRRIAEVLDIVSLTGEEKRPVKGFSLGMKQRLGIAAALLGSPELLILDEPTNGLDPAGIQEMRSLIMSLPKEHGITVLVSSHLLSEIEQMAGTVGIIRQGRMVYQDTIAQLRQRSAGEMRLVVSEPEAALEEASRRGCDGMLRTGELRFSGMDDARVALLVKALVERGHAIYRVEERRQSLEELFLQVVEGEGQ from the coding sequence ATGGAAACCATTATACAAACAACCGATTTGGTGAAGAGGTACCGCGGCCGGAACGCGGTCGACCATCTGAATTTGAGCATTAATCAAGGGGATATTTACGGATTTCTCGGTCCCAACGGCGCGGGCAAGACGACGACCATCCGCATGCTGCTCGGCCTGATTGCCCCGTCGGAGGGGCAGGTTCGGGTCTTCGGCAAGGATCTCCGGAAGGATAGGCTGGATATCCTGCGGCGAGTCGGCTCGCTGGTCGAATCGCCGTCCTACTACGGCCATCTGTCAGCCGTGGACAATCTGGAGGCGATCCGCCGCATCCTCGGCGCGCCGAAGCGGCGGATCGCCGAGGTGCTGGATATCGTCTCGCTGACCGGGGAGGAGAAGCGTCCGGTCAAGGGCTTCTCTCTTGGCATGAAGCAGCGGCTCGGCATCGCCGCCGCGCTGCTCGGCAGCCCCGAGCTGCTCATTCTGGATGAGCCGACGAATGGGCTGGACCCGGCCGGCATTCAGGAGATGCGCAGCCTGATCATGTCGCTGCCGAAGGAGCACGGCATTACCGTGCTCGTGTCCAGCCACCTGCTGAGCGAGATCGAGCAGATGGCGGGGACGGTCGGCATCATTCGGCAGGGCCGGATGGTCTACCAGGACACCATCGCCCAGCTCCGGCAGCGCTCGGCGGGAGAGATGCGGCTCGTCGTGTCGGAGCCCGAGGCTGCCCTGGAGGAAGCCTCCCGAAGAGGCTGCGACGGGATGCTGCGCACAGGCGAGCTTCGCTTCTCGGGGATGGACGACGCACGAGTAGCGCTGCTGGTCAAGGCGTTGGTAGAGCGGGGGCACGCCATCTACCGGGTAGAGGAGCGGCGGCAGTCTCTTGAGGAGCTCTTCCTGCAGGTTGTCGAAGGGGAGGGACAGTAA
- a CDS encoding ABC transporter permease, giving the protein MGKVIAADWLKIRGKGLWLLILAGPLGLAAMQALNYGLRFDYMKKRYAEDLWGGLLDNTALFVPMALFLGGTLVCSLMANIEHQTSAWKQLLALPVSRITVFASKLLLCLLLLAVSCLLLSGFVTALGLSFGFGASAIPVYGILRIGFLSFAAVMPFTALQLWLSLAFRNQALPVSIGVICAIVSPFTTTLSEWLPINWPYMAWTGPHRLYFAAAGLALGLLVLLPGAAHFARKDVN; this is encoded by the coding sequence ATGGGTAAGGTAATTGCGGCCGATTGGCTGAAAATTCGGGGCAAGGGTCTCTGGCTTCTAATCCTTGCAGGCCCGCTCGGTCTTGCGGCCATGCAGGCGCTCAATTACGGACTCCGTTTCGACTATATGAAGAAGAGATACGCCGAAGATTTATGGGGCGGCCTGTTGGACAATACCGCGCTGTTCGTCCCGATGGCACTTTTTCTCGGAGGAACACTGGTCTGTTCCCTGATGGCCAATATCGAGCATCAGACGAGCGCGTGGAAGCAGCTTCTGGCGCTGCCGGTTTCCCGCATAACGGTATTTGCCTCCAAGCTGCTGCTGTGCCTGCTGCTGCTGGCCGTATCCTGCCTGCTGCTCTCCGGATTCGTGACGGCGCTTGGGCTGAGCTTCGGGTTCGGAGCTTCCGCGATACCGGTCTATGGCATTCTGCGCATCGGCTTTCTGTCCTTTGCCGCCGTGATGCCTTTTACCGCCCTTCAGCTCTGGCTGTCGCTGGCCTTCCGGAATCAGGCGCTGCCGGTTTCGATCGGCGTCATCTGCGCCATTGTGTCGCCTTTTACGACGACCCTTTCAGAGTGGCTGCCGATCAACTGGCCGTACATGGCGTGGACCGGTCCGCATCGCCTTTATTTTGCGGCTGCGGGACTTGCGCTGGGCCTGCTGGTGCTGCTGCCGGGAGCTGCGCATTTCGCCAGGAAGGATGTGAACTGA
- a CDS encoding ABC transporter permease, with translation MKMFLRIWSAERLKLSGSYIWLLVPASPAAAVLIGMFASSPAGGKPDWTVLLAVMSMLHAALFLPILSGLYTAMLCRHEHLDGGWKALLALPVSRTAVYLAKFAMAAVLLAATQVIFAAAVIGTGVFRGIGTPVPWEMILGACAASWTACLPLAALQLAVSQAWSSFAAPLALNVSFTVPNILIANSATYGPYYPWVQPMLAMIPHGQAGYGAFNLPLKSLLIVVLGSFALFLAAGLLSFRRKAV, from the coding sequence ATGAAGATGTTCCTGAGAATATGGTCGGCCGAAAGGCTGAAGCTGTCCGGTTCTTATATTTGGCTGCTTGTCCCGGCGAGCCCCGCTGCGGCGGTGCTGATCGGGATGTTCGCCTCCTCCCCGGCCGGAGGAAAGCCGGACTGGACCGTTCTGCTCGCCGTCATGTCGATGCTTCACGCCGCCTTATTTCTGCCGATCCTGTCCGGCCTGTACACCGCTATGCTGTGCCGCCACGAGCATCTGGACGGCGGCTGGAAGGCGCTGCTGGCGCTGCCGGTTTCACGGACCGCTGTATACCTCGCCAAGTTCGCAATGGCGGCTGTTCTACTGGCGGCTACCCAGGTCATCTTCGCAGCTGCGGTGATTGGAACAGGGGTGTTCCGGGGAATCGGGACTCCCGTTCCATGGGAGATGATCCTGGGAGCCTGCGCGGCAAGCTGGACGGCCTGTCTGCCGCTGGCCGCGCTCCAGCTGGCCGTTTCCCAGGCGTGGAGCAGCTTCGCCGCGCCGCTCGCGCTGAACGTCAGCTTCACGGTGCCCAATATTTTGATTGCGAACTCAGCGACCTATGGCCCGTATTACCCGTGGGTACAGCCGATGTTGGCCATGATTCCGCATGGGCAGGCGGGGTACGGAGCGTTCAATCTGCCGCTTAAGAGCCTGTTGATCGTCGTGCTGGGCAGCTTCGCCCTGTTTCTTGCAGCGGGCCTGCTGTCTTTCCGGCGCAAAGCGGTGTGA
- a CDS encoding ArsR/SmtB family transcription factor — protein sequence MKPAAIEECDNTCNGSETSLEHIRLTLPERTTTDKMAELFKALGDPTRVRLIYALSRQELCVHDLSTILDMGQSAVSHQLRYLRNLRIVKRRKEGKTVYYSLNDAHVEQIFLQTHEHIRHE from the coding sequence ATGAAACCGGCGGCTATCGAAGAATGCGACAATACCTGTAACGGCTCGGAGACTTCGCTCGAGCATATCCGGTTGACCCTGCCGGAAAGGACGACGACCGACAAGATGGCGGAGCTGTTCAAGGCGCTCGGCGATCCGACAAGGGTCAGGCTGATTTACGCATTGTCCCGTCAGGAGCTGTGCGTGCATGACTTGTCGACTATTTTGGACATGGGCCAGTCGGCGGTGTCCCACCAGCTTCGCTATTTGCGGAATTTGCGGATCGTGAAGCGGCGGAAGGAAGGCAAGACCGTATATTATTCACTGAATGACGCGCATGTCGAGCAGATTTTCCTGCAGACGCACGAGCATATCCGACATGAATAG
- a CDS encoding CPBP family intramembrane glutamic endopeptidase, with product MSNQEVKRTFSQKHPVLAVVIIEALLFLAVFAAGAYATIRQLSVNAPVLISFIPIAVVLAIYFSVKKKWGFYGFRSLRSIPKPDLVYYAPLLAVLAINALKGFRPISVSEVLFYLLFTLLVGFVEESIYRGLILNILLPKGVKTAVLTSSILFAVTHILRVLSGQSAFQTVLQIVYALLIGGALALLMVRGRNIWPLILFHFLHNFIQFVGNDNSDAYLGYDLAILAFLALYCIWLALSLKKTPVPTTTEQSFN from the coding sequence ATGTCAAATCAGGAAGTTAAACGGACCTTTTCACAGAAACACCCCGTGCTCGCCGTCGTGATTATTGAAGCGCTGCTGTTCCTTGCCGTATTTGCGGCCGGAGCTTACGCAACGATCAGGCAGCTCAGCGTAAACGCGCCGGTGCTGATCTCCTTCATTCCGATTGCGGTGGTACTTGCCATTTATTTTTCCGTAAAAAAGAAATGGGGGTTCTACGGGTTTCGCAGTCTGCGCAGCATTCCCAAACCGGATCTGGTATATTATGCGCCGCTGCTGGCTGTGCTCGCCATAAACGCCCTGAAGGGCTTCCGGCCGATTTCCGTCTCCGAGGTACTGTTCTATCTCCTGTTCACCCTGCTAGTGGGGTTCGTCGAGGAGAGCATTTACCGCGGCTTGATTCTGAACATTCTGCTGCCCAAGGGAGTCAAAACGGCCGTTCTCACTTCATCCATCCTGTTCGCCGTCACCCATATTCTGCGGGTTCTTTCCGGGCAGAGCGCATTTCAGACTGTCCTCCAAATCGTCTATGCCCTGCTGATCGGCGGCGCTCTGGCCCTTCTGATGGTTCGGGGCCGCAATATTTGGCCGCTCATCCTGTTTCACTTTCTACATAACTTCATCCAGTTTGTCGGCAACGACAACAGCGACGCCTACCTCGGCTACGACCTGGCGATTCTGGCATTTCTTGCGTTGTACTGCATATGGCTGGCTCTGAGCTTGAAAAAAACGCCCGTTCCCACAACGACGGAACAAAGCTTCAACTAA
- a CDS encoding helix-turn-helix transcriptional regulator, producing the protein MLEYVLLGMLMEGQMSGYDLKKTIDSTVGHFYAASFGSLYPALKRLADKGYVSVFETADSKNKKLYSLLPEGKEVFLKWLEEPQTASREQLIRIFFFDYLDKDVRLRRLQEYLYTAEHELHALEAVQSIVAKELAGIEHPEDYYYRVSVLGYGLSHIRMQKQWIKDIMERKDLGHVKSGS; encoded by the coding sequence ATGCTCGAATATGTTCTCTTGGGAATGCTGATGGAAGGCCAAATGAGCGGCTATGATTTGAAGAAGACGATCGACAGCACAGTCGGGCATTTCTATGCGGCAAGCTTCGGGAGCCTTTATCCCGCTTTGAAGCGGCTGGCGGACAAGGGGTATGTATCCGTGTTTGAAACCGCGGACAGCAAGAACAAGAAGCTGTACTCCCTGCTGCCCGAAGGGAAAGAAGTGTTTCTCAAATGGCTGGAGGAGCCGCAGACGGCAAGCCGCGAGCAGCTTATCCGGATTTTCTTTTTCGATTATTTGGATAAGGATGTCCGGTTGCGGCGTCTGCAGGAGTACCTGTATACCGCCGAGCATGAGCTTCACGCGCTGGAAGCCGTGCAGTCCATAGTGGCCAAGGAACTGGCCGGGATAGAGCACCCGGAAGACTATTATTACCGTGTGTCGGTGCTCGGATATGGCCTTAGCCATATACGGATGCAGAAGCAGTGGATCAAGGATATTATGGAGAGGAAGGATTTAGGACATGTCAAATCAGGAAGTTAA
- a CDS encoding heavy metal translocating P-type ATPase, protein MEPTVKRQWILEGLDCANCAMKIENKVSKLEGVASCSVNFATKTLTMETDESFPDTGIAQVERTVTSMEPHVRLLEKNAGGAAALSRPHTHDAEARESGHDHNHDHAAPHEHGHALADSHAHGHSHSHGEGETLRTLLRLGIGAALAAAAYLIPAGGYLEFGLFLLAYLAAGGNVVWQAARNIVRGQVFDENFLMALATIGAFAIGQYPEGVAVMLFYQVGELFQGLAVNRSRRSITALMDIRPETARLRIGDETEIVPPGQVKIGEIIVVQPGEKVPLDGTVIEGSAMMDTSALTGESVPRSAEPGSTVLSGFINKNGVVAVRVTQTFAESAVSKILELVQNASNNKAKTENFITRFARGYTPVVVITAALLAVVPPLLIPGATFSDWIYRALVFLVISCPCALVVSIPLGFFGGIGAASRSGILVKGSNYLEALNDVKTVVFDKTGTLTKGQFKVTGIYPAEGMTEDELLRLAAYAESHSGHPIAESIVAAYGGSIAGNSVSDYREISGHGIRAAVEGRTVLAGNARLMEREGIAFRQPGGAGTIVHLAVDGQYAGSLVIADEIKEDAVRALTALRQIGVRKTVMLTGDALAVAEDVGKRLGVGEIHAELLPQDKVERIERLESEKTGREKIAFVGDGINDTPVLARADVGIAMGGLGSDAAIEAADIVIMTDEPSKIAAAIGIARQTRTIVWQNIWFALGIKAVFLLLGAFGIATMWEAVFSDVGVTVLAVLNSMRALRAPASADGARG, encoded by the coding sequence ATGGAGCCGACGGTCAAACGCCAATGGATATTGGAAGGTCTGGACTGCGCGAACTGTGCGATGAAAATTGAGAATAAGGTGAGCAAGTTGGAAGGAGTCGCTTCCTGTTCGGTCAATTTTGCGACGAAGACGCTGACGATGGAAACGGACGAAAGCTTTCCGGATACCGGCATCGCGCAGGTCGAGCGGACCGTGACTTCAATGGAACCTCATGTGCGGCTGCTGGAAAAAAACGCCGGCGGCGCAGCGGCGCTTTCCCGCCCCCATACGCATGACGCAGAGGCCCGTGAATCCGGGCACGACCATAATCATGACCATGCCGCTCCGCATGAACACGGGCATGCTCTCGCGGACAGCCACGCGCACGGGCACTCGCACAGCCATGGCGAGGGAGAGACGCTGCGAACGCTGCTGCGCCTCGGGATCGGCGCGGCGCTGGCCGCTGCCGCATATCTGATTCCTGCCGGCGGTTACCTGGAGTTTGGCCTCTTCCTGCTTGCTTACCTGGCGGCGGGCGGAAATGTAGTCTGGCAGGCCGCGAGAAATATCGTACGGGGGCAGGTCTTCGACGAGAACTTCCTGATGGCGCTGGCGACCATTGGGGCGTTCGCGATCGGCCAGTACCCGGAAGGCGTTGCCGTTATGCTGTTCTACCAGGTCGGCGAGCTGTTCCAGGGGCTGGCGGTGAACCGTTCCCGGCGTTCCATCACGGCGCTGATGGACATCCGGCCGGAAACGGCGCGCCTGCGGATCGGGGATGAGACGGAGATCGTTCCTCCCGGGCAGGTAAAGATCGGGGAGATTATCGTCGTCCAGCCGGGCGAGAAGGTTCCGCTCGACGGCACGGTGATTGAGGGGAGCGCGATGATGGACACCTCGGCGCTGACGGGCGAATCGGTGCCGCGTTCAGCCGAGCCGGGAAGCACGGTGCTGAGCGGGTTTATTAACAAAAACGGCGTCGTCGCCGTAAGAGTCACCCAGACGTTTGCGGAATCCGCGGTCTCCAAAATTCTGGAGCTGGTGCAGAATGCGTCGAACAACAAGGCCAAGACCGAGAACTTCATTACCCGTTTTGCCCGCGGGTATACACCCGTTGTCGTCATTACGGCCGCGCTGCTGGCCGTGGTTCCTCCCCTGCTGATCCCTGGAGCGACCTTCTCCGACTGGATTTACCGGGCGCTGGTCTTCCTCGTCATCTCTTGTCCTTGCGCGCTCGTTGTGTCGATTCCGCTCGGCTTCTTCGGCGGCATCGGAGCAGCTTCGCGAAGCGGCATCCTGGTCAAAGGAAGCAACTACCTGGAGGCACTGAACGACGTCAAGACCGTCGTGTTCGACAAAACGGGCACGCTGACCAAAGGCCAGTTCAAGGTCACGGGTATCTATCCGGCGGAGGGGATGACGGAGGACGAACTGCTGCGGCTGGCCGCCTATGCGGAGAGCCATTCCGGCCACCCGATCGCCGAATCGATCGTTGCGGCCTACGGCGGAAGCATTGCCGGGAATTCCGTCTCTGACTACCGTGAAATTTCCGGCCACGGCATTCGGGCGGCCGTCGAAGGCCGGACCGTGCTCGCCGGGAACGCTCGGCTGATGGAGCGGGAAGGCATCGCCTTCCGGCAGCCGGGCGGGGCGGGCACCATCGTGCATCTGGCCGTGGACGGCCAATATGCCGGAAGCCTTGTCATCGCCGATGAAATCAAGGAGGATGCCGTCCGGGCGCTGACCGCTCTTCGCCAAATCGGCGTCCGGAAGACGGTGATGCTCACCGGCGACGCTTTGGCAGTGGCCGAGGATGTGGGCAAGCGGCTGGGCGTCGGCGAAATCCACGCCGAGCTGCTTCCCCAGGACAAGGTGGAAAGAATCGAGCGGCTGGAGTCGGAGAAGACGGGCCGGGAGAAAATCGCCTTTGTCGGCGACGGCATCAACGATACGCCCGTGCTGGCCAGGGCGGATGTCGGGATTGCCATGGGCGGGCTGGGATCGGATGCCGCCATCGAGGCGGCGGACATCGTCATTATGACCGACGAGCCGTCCAAGATTGCAGCGGCCATCGGCATCGCCCGCCAGACCCGGACGATTGTCTGGCAGAATATTTGGTTCGCGCTCGGAATCAAGGCGGTCTTTCTGCTGCTTGGAGCGTTCGGCATTGCGACGATGTGGGAAGCGGTCTTCTCCGATGTCGGCGTGACGGTGCTTGCGGTGCTTAACAGCATGCGGGCCCTTCGCGCGCCGGCTTCCGCAGATGGAGCGCGGGGATAA
- a CDS encoding L-lactate dehydrogenase, translated as MKSKSRKVAIVGSGNVGSSCAYSMVNQAICDEIMMVDRTYDRAMAQALDLSHCVDFMGTRTKVYAGTASDCAGMDIVILTAGANPKPGQTRLDVLDDAATITRSIVTPIVESGFDGIFVIAANPVDIVTYLVWQISGFPRHRVIGTGTSIDSARLKTLLSEVFSIDPRSVNGYALGEHGESQFVAWSHVTIGGKPILHILEQHRERFKHLDLSDIARKTKDAGWEIFTRKGSTHFGIGSALAYIARSILNDEHKIIAVSAILDGEYGQNGTCTGVPAIIAGDGIQELLELNLNEEESAKFTNSCDIIRRGIESVSLN; from the coding sequence ATGAAAAGCAAATCAAGAAAAGTGGCGATCGTCGGTTCCGGGAATGTCGGCTCCAGCTGCGCCTATTCCATGGTCAATCAGGCGATTTGCGATGAAATCATGATGGTGGACCGCACCTACGACCGCGCGATGGCTCAGGCGCTGGATCTTTCGCATTGTGTGGATTTTATGGGTACCAGGACCAAAGTATACGCCGGGACGGCAAGCGACTGCGCCGGCATGGATATCGTAATCTTGACGGCGGGAGCCAATCCGAAGCCTGGACAGACGCGGCTGGACGTGCTCGACGACGCAGCGACCATCACCCGAAGCATTGTAACTCCGATCGTGGAGAGCGGGTTCGACGGCATTTTTGTCATCGCGGCCAACCCCGTTGATATCGTGACTTATCTCGTCTGGCAAATATCCGGATTTCCGCGCCACCGGGTCATCGGGACGGGAACGTCCATCGATTCGGCACGGCTGAAGACGCTGTTGTCCGAGGTGTTCTCCATCGATCCCCGCAGCGTGAATGGCTACGCACTTGGCGAGCACGGCGAATCGCAGTTTGTGGCCTGGTCGCATGTGACGATTGGCGGCAAGCCGATTCTGCACATTCTGGAGCAGCACCGCGAGCGGTTCAAGCATCTGGACCTCAGCGATATCGCCCGCAAGACAAAGGATGCCGGATGGGAGATCTTTACCCGCAAGGGCTCGACCCATTTCGGGATCGGCAGCGCGCTGGCGTATATCGCCCGGTCGATTCTGAACGACGAGCATAAAATCATTGCCGTTTCTGCCATTCTGGACGGAGAGTACGGGCAGAATGGCACCTGTACGGGCGTGCCCGCCATCATTGCCGGCGACGGCATTCAGGAGCTGCTGGAGCTGAACCTGAATGAGGAGGAGTCCGCCAAATTCACCAATTCCTGCGACATTATCCGCCGCGGCATCGAGAGTGTGAGCCTGAACTAA
- a CDS encoding CcdC family protein: MGSINPSFLHIGSTVGALLMALMVIFIRLKASDRPVTIRKILIPPLGMSTGFFMFVVPEVRVSLWWALAAFLAGWFIFAYPLIKTTTFHEKEGLIYAQRSKSFILVLLGLLLVRTLLHEFIDRYISIPQSGGLFFILAFGMIVHWRVFMLRRYSSLVPQ; the protein is encoded by the coding sequence ATGGGCAGCATCAATCCGTCGTTTCTGCATATCGGCTCCACCGTGGGCGCGCTGCTTATGGCGCTAATGGTTATTTTTATCCGATTAAAGGCGAGCGACCGCCCCGTTACCATCCGCAAAATCCTCATTCCGCCGCTGGGCATGTCAACCGGCTTCTTCATGTTCGTCGTTCCCGAGGTCAGAGTTTCCCTGTGGTGGGCGCTTGCCGCTTTTCTTGCGGGATGGTTCATATTCGCTTATCCGCTTATAAAGACAACCACCTTTCATGAAAAAGAAGGGCTTATTTACGCCCAACGCTCCAAAAGCTTCATCCTTGTTCTGCTCGGACTGCTTCTGGTGCGCACGCTGCTGCATGAATTCATCGACCGCTACATCTCGATTCCGCAGTCGGGCGGGCTGTTCTTCATTCTGGCGTTCGGCATGATCGTGCATTGGAGAGTGTTCATGCTCAGGAGGTACAGTTCGCTCGTTCCGCAGTAA
- a CDS encoding GlsB/YeaQ/YmgE family stress response membrane protein: MSFIWMLIVGGIIGWLAGLIMGRDIPGGIIGNIIAGILGSWLGGFLGDWGPKVSDFYVLPSLIGAIVLIAIVSLVMRSMGGRTRS; encoded by the coding sequence ATGAGTTTCATTTGGATGCTTATTGTCGGCGGTATCATCGGTTGGCTGGCAGGTCTGATTATGGGCAGAGATATTCCGGGAGGCATTATCGGCAACATTATTGCGGGTATCCTCGGTTCTTGGCTGGGCGGTTTCCTTGGCGATTGGGGCCCTAAAGTCAGCGACTTCTACGTTCTGCCGTCCCTGATCGGAGCCATCGTTCTGATTGCGATTGTCAGTCTGGTCATGCGTTCCATGGGCGGACGAACCCGTTCCTGA
- a CDS encoding lactonase family protein, which yields MKRPDEMLFYVGTYSSAEHPSIYLCGLNPGSGEMRIIRGTAGIENPSYITLNRAENVLYAASEKEDGEVSAFTVDPETKELSLLGSRRTEGGAPCYVSVSPEGDYVFVSNYSGGNVNAFPVKEDGSLGEMSSQVRHAGKGFRQDRQEAPHPHSVTPASSGRRVLVCDLGIDRIVSYFYENGELARHHEAVLPKGAGPRHLVFHPSGKWLYCANELNCTVTVFAVGGQSGELEVLGHLSTLPEQYAAGSGDTAADIHISACGRFLYVSNRGHDSIVLFHIDESSGLPKAMDWQSTGGRVPRNFAIAGDLLLAANQNSGNITSFTIDGENGRLIPTGYELEVPSPVCIAPLK from the coding sequence GTGAAACGTCCAGATGAAATGTTGTTTTATGTCGGAACTTACAGCTCTGCAGAGCATCCGTCCATTTACTTATGCGGGCTGAATCCCGGCAGCGGAGAAATGAGGATTATCCGGGGGACTGCGGGAATCGAGAATCCGTCATACATAACGTTGAACCGCGCAGAGAATGTGCTGTATGCCGCCAGCGAAAAAGAGGACGGAGAGGTCAGCGCCTTCACCGTCGATCCCGAAACGAAGGAGCTGTCCCTGCTCGGCAGCCGGCGGACAGAGGGCGGAGCACCCTGCTACGTCTCCGTCAGTCCGGAAGGGGATTATGTGTTTGTCTCCAACTATTCCGGAGGCAACGTCAATGCCTTCCCCGTGAAGGAAGACGGTTCGCTCGGGGAAATGTCCTCTCAGGTGAGGCATGCCGGCAAGGGCTTCCGTCAAGACCGGCAGGAAGCGCCGCATCCTCATTCCGTAACCCCGGCGAGCAGCGGAAGGCGGGTGCTGGTCTGCGATCTCGGTATCGACCGGATCGTGAGCTACTTTTATGAGAATGGAGAACTGGCAAGGCACCATGAAGCGGTGCTTCCGAAAGGTGCCGGCCCCCGGCATCTGGTATTCCATCCGAGCGGCAAGTGGCTGTACTGCGCGAATGAGCTGAATTGTACCGTAACGGTATTTGCCGTAGGCGGGCAATCCGGGGAACTTGAAGTGCTCGGGCATCTGTCCACCCTGCCGGAGCAGTACGCCGCGGGAAGCGGCGATACCGCGGCCGATATCCATATCTCGGCATGCGGCAGATTTCTGTACGTATCCAACCGCGGGCATGACAGCATCGTGCTGTTCCATATCGATGAAAGCTCCGGGTTGCCGAAGGCGATGGATTGGCAGAGCACCGGCGGGCGGGTGCCGCGCAATTTCGCCATTGCCGGAGACCTACTGCTGGCGGCCAATCAGAATAGCGGCAACATTACGTCGTTTACAATCGACGGTGAGAACGGCAGGCTGATTCCGACGGGCTATGAGCTGGAAGTGCCTTCGCCGGTATGCATTGCGCCGCTGAAATAA